The genome window TCCTAGATGGTTATCATTTCCAGCGATATTCTTAAAATCAAACAAGAAGTTGAATCTGAACTGGTTGGTGAAGATGCCGATCAAGATCATGCAGATGTCGATGTGagtacaacaacatacccagtgtattcccacaaaatggGGTCCTATACCAATACCTCAGATGTCGATGTGAGTATCTGTTACAACGCATATGCCTTTTCTTTATGCCTTGTTGAGGCATGATATATTTCCGGATTATCCTATTATCGTTTTAGACAACTGGATACTCTCGGGTTGAGGTATAAGGTGCTTCAACTGAGGAAGGTAATATTCATCTTTTGCTTTCTCTATTCCATTTTATATGTCATTTGTTCTTGTAATCCGCTCTGATGTAGTGCATATCATTGCACGTTCAAATCTTCCGGTTTTCTTTAGCTCCCTTACCCCCTGCCACTCAGGAGAAAACAACACCTACattttaatttcaagaaattttctttcatatagtGAATCTGAATATAGGTGGCTCGGAAAATCAAGCAAGAAGTTGAATCTGAACTGTTTTGTGACGATGTCAATGCATCTgttaaaaaggtttttttttgttaaagtaGTATCTACTCTTTCTATTTTTAACCATCGTGACGATTCATCCTATATTATTCTTAGATTATTCCAGCAAATAGCAGAATGTGTCTAGGGATCTATACTAGAGACCTACCCAATTTATTATAGCagaaagtttcaccatcaatGATTTTCTTCTTCTCAATTTTTCCATTAATCAAAATTGTTTCTTATCGAATCTGTTACCTTCTTGAGATGTGTACTTTGTGTTGCCAAATGTTGTCTCATTTGTGTTTCTGAAGGTGTACGTCCAGTCTCAGACTCGTCATTGTTCTGAGACAGATTCCTCCAAAAACCGATAATGTAAAGGGGACGAACAGCTTAGCTCATAGTTTGCAAGAACTCAAACGTCTCGCAATCAAGGGGTAGTTCTTAATCTAATATTATTGCTACCTTAGTGATAATACTGTAATCAATATGACAATTATAACAGTAATCTAATTGCTTCTTAACCaattagtatattaattatacttgagtcgtgctagacactgttctaagaaactatttcagtaGTGTGAAATGTTTCCCCAGGATTAAATAAACACTTccctgattaattagaggatattcagAGTTAAATAAGTTTTTCCTAATTAGTCAGAGGGTGcaggaatcaacaaaattatcaataaaaatacCAACAAGTTAAACTAAATTATACAACTCtttaataaataatgatataataaggaTGAAAGAAGAAAATTGAGGGAGTTAAAAGTAAAGCAGAAGGGAAAAAATATGTATTAGTTACTGTTGGAAGTATATAAGTTTGCAAAAGAAGGAATGCTAATATAGCATAGTTGAGGCGGTGGACAACATTTTtccatttcttttatttctttctccgCAAGTAATGAAATAGCTTCTAAAACACATTTCTTAATGGCTTTTAAAGTAAGCCTTCTCAAGTATACATGACTTTTTTCAATACacttcaaatataaattatttgaaataactaAACAATTTTCCAACAACCTTCCCTAAAATGTAGTGGTGGATCAAGAACTTCATTAAATGGCTTCGTTGTTGTCTCGAGTTTAAGACAACAATTGTTTCTGATATGAAACTGTGTATAAGTTCATGATCTCAGAAACTTTTACTTTGTTTGTGAATCAGGATGCTTTGTACTTGGGACCCTCCAAAAATGCTGCTGCTCCCTTGTCAGATTATCGGAGGATCAGACACATACCTGGCGGTATTTTGGAAGAGACCGGGAAACAAAGTCATGGTGGACCTACTCCTACCCTAAACAAAGCCAAGCAGCCAAGGTCAGCTGCtcgaagaagcaaaaatagtgtCTTGACGACTGTGAAGGGGTAAGTTTTTACTCTCGTTACTAGTTACTTAAATTGCCATTTTGTTAGATATCTGGATCTTTGTTATTAAAGGTTCATTTAGAGCACACTTAAGCCGTGAAGCTCAGGGAAGGCGCTTTGTCTGGCTTAAACTGTGTCAGTGTAGGCACGGGGCTAAGGCGCCACATTGCTCATGAGTTCTGTCTCTAATGACCTTGGCGCTGAACAAGATGTATCACAAAATATGTGTTACTTTTCTTGCATTACATTATCCCGGCTAATATTGATTTGCACTTTGCAGTATACTCAACAAGCCGACTCCAGAGAAGTTTGATCTCCTCAAAGATCAATTGATTGGTTCAGGGATAACTAGTGCTCGCGTTCTAAAGGTCTGTCCTCCCATCTCCAGGGTGCCTCTTTTTGGTAGTTtcttggcataatacataaatgtgtcTGTCCTTTTAACTAGACCTTAGCTGCTATCTAAGCCCTCCAACTTCGGGAGTGCATAAGTAGGCTCTTAAACTATCATAAAGTTGAAAAGGTAGACATATGCCTCCTACGTGGCAAATTGCGTGAGATGCACACATTCTACATGTCAAATTGCATGAGATTTTCCATGTAGGAtgtgtgtgtctacttgttcaacatTATGATAGTTTAAATATCTACTTGTGCACGCCCAAGTCAAAGAGAACGTTTATGTATTATGCGCAGTTTTTCTTACAATTCAAGTTTCACCTTGGAGATTTAGTGTGTTTTTTCTCTTCACTCCAGGGTGTTGTGTCATCAATTTTTGACAAGGCTATAACGGAACCAACATTCTGCCCAATGTACGCTCAATTGTGTTCCGATCTCAATGAAAACCAGCCACCATTTCTCTCTGATGGTAAAGAGATTACGTTCAAATGTGTTGTATGGAATAACTGTCAGGAGGCTTTTGAACGTGCTGACAAATTTCGAGAAGAGGTCAGGCAAATGACAGCCCCTGAACACGAGTCAGAACGCAAGGACAAAGAAAGGTTAATCAAATTGCTCACTTTTAGGAGTACAAAGCTTATCGGAGAGCTTGTTAAGCAAAAGTTGGTCCCTGGAAAGATTGCTCTTGATGTTCTTCAGGTTGGTTTAATTTTTCCAAATGTCTTTTTGTTCCATGCTGTCATTTCATGCTTCGCTCATTATATCTTCAACACCATTGGCAAGCTGCTTGATGAGAACAAAAAATCAAGGCGCATCAGCGATATTTACTCTGACTGGTTGAAGAAACTATCAACAAACCCCCAGTTGGCTCCATGGTTGTGGCTTATGGTTCGTAATGTACTGGATTTGAGTGCCAATAACTGGGCTCCTAGGCCAATTTGATCCTCTGAAAAGACTTGCCATTTTGCTTCTAGCCAGCATACAGGGACTTTCAGTCGTCATCCTTTGCTCTTGTGCTAAAGGCTCTCTTACCACAGGTCGCCATTCCATCCTTTTTCGAAAGGGTAGATGCTTTTCTCCTCAATTTATCGAGATTTCAAGTTGACATCTCGAACATAATCCTGTTGTTGGTAATGGCCTTGGCGAATGACTTGCCACTCTTTCCCAACTCTTTCTGTGGGTCAGACAACTTCCTTAAGTCAGCAGACATCCTATTGATCTCTACTGCTCCCGCAAACGGTGATGTCTCAATTCCCATTGATCGCTCTGCTATCCGGAACAAACCTTTGTCCAAGGTAGAATCTTCAGTATGTCAAGGCACATATATGTGTCAATACAGTTGCTCTTATGTTGGCTAGGAAACTATCTTGTACTTGTACGCAAGTTTGAGGATCACGACCTATTTGTTATGGTTTGTAAGTTAACATGCTAACTAGAGTACTAGACTTagaatataacatgaaaaatcataCCAATTTGTTGGCAAAAGGCGCGACAAATAGACTATTAAATTGTGTGATCAGTCAACTATTGAAAGTAAAAAGAACAGAAGGAAATTGAACAAAGCATTCATAGAACCAACATGAAACAGAATATACGCTCATCACTTACTGAAAATCCTGGCTCTGCCACTTCAAGACATAAAAACCAAATACTAAAATCTTTACTAGTTCAAGATAAAAGAAACCTACACTAATATTGATTTTTGAATccaaaaagtaaacaaaatatCAACTTCAATTCCAATACGATAGTAAAAACATGAAGGTAATAACTTGCTATAACAAAATATTCATTTTCCATGAAAGACATTGTCGTTCATACCGGCATGCACGGCCCAACAAgtgaaaccttttttttttctttttgaacaagatttatcagaaacaacctctataTCTACGAGATAGTCACAAGGTAATAAGTAGATCTCGACAATTTGGCATAATAGATTTTGaactttgtgatcaatcaaacacAATCGAGTCTAGAGGACGAACAACCCAAAACTACATTAAACACAATAcacaaagtaaaaatataaagtaCAGTTGAACAAGCAACATAACCAACATATATGCATGAACAGAAGGTAAACTTAGACACAAAATCAAATACTAGAAAAATAATCACTAGCATTGTATAAAAGAAACCTAAACTAAAACATATAGACTTTAATCCAAAAGAGTAGACAAAACTTCAACTCCAAGTCCAATACGATACTAAAACATAAAAGTAATAATTGTATGCACTTATACTTATACTGTCAGTGCATAAAACTTAAATCGTTGATCTAAGCAAAGAGATCCAAATTAAAGTCTTCATCTTCAGACTTTTCTTTCTCTTCAACCTTCTTTACCTCCTCCTTCTCCGCCACCGgtacaccaccaccaccattaacaACCACAAACCACCAGCACTAGCACCACCACCGGAAGGTAGTGGCGGACCTATAGTCAAACTTTTGGTGCTCCGACATCCATTAAATTCGACGTAGAtaaggtataattatataacaaatgtataagatataagatttaaaaaaacACCCAGTAAGCCAAGAAGATAGCTAACTGGATGCTTTAGTTTCCAGGCAAAACCTTAAAGCATTGGACGTTAATATATATGTTTGAACCTTCAGTACACTCACAAACCCTACATCGTAGGTCCGCCATTACCGGAAGGGACAAGcaacatatatgcatatatgcaTGAACAAGCAACATAACCAACATATGTATGCATGAACATAATATAAACTTGGACATAAAACCAAACACTATTATATAAAAGAAACCTAAACTAAAATATAGACTTTAATCCAAAAAGGTTAACAAAACATCAACTTCAATTCCAATAGGATACTAAAACATAAAAGTAATAATTGCAATGTTGCATGCACGACTTATATTGTCAGTgcataaaacttaaattattggtCTAAGCAAAGGGATCCAAATTAAAGACTTCATCTTCAGACTCTTCTTTCTCGTCAACCTTCTTTACCTCCTCCTCCGCCACCACCgttgcaccaccaccaccactagcaatcaaaacaacaacaccagAATGCAGGGGTGGACCTATAGCCAAACTTTTGAGGCTCCAACACCTATTAAATTCGACGCAGAttaagtataattatataaaaaatgtataagaTCTAGTATAAGATTTAAACAAGTACCAAGTAAGCCACGAATTATCTTCGTATAGCCGTGTGAACATCCGTAGCTTATCCATGTGTTGACAACTTATGTAATAATTTTAGCATGTAATGATTTCAGCATGCACTCCATATGTCCGAAGCAGTTTCACTTGTATGGACTAGCTTGCACTACATGTTTAATTCatctgtctatcatcaaaacttctcATGCCCTAACACTGTGCCTTCAGCTTCAGTTCCCCCTGTAAAAGTGCCCCCAAGTTTGACTGCTTCAGTCGATGGAACATGTTGTGTAACCTTTTCCCCAGTGTCGCTTTcttcctgcaggttagtcttgacacaaaactcatcaaaaatcatatgcatgctttcttcaacacagttagtTCTGTTGTTTAAAACTCTGTAagccttactatgaagtgaataacctaaagagattccctcatcacttttggcatcaaattttcccaaattatccttaccattattatgtatgaaacattTGCAACCAAAAGTTTTAAAGTGAGAAATGTTAGGCTTTCtaccttttagtaattcatagggagtcttttcTAACATGGGTCTGACTATGCATCTGTTTGTGATATATGCtgcagtacttattgcctcagcccaTAGGTTTTTGGCAATATTTACTataagcatcattgttctagccatatcttccaaggttctgTTCTTCCTttccaccactccattttgttgtggagttctAGGAGCTTAGAAGTTATGATCTATTccatttgatgaacaaaaatctaagaattttgcattctcaaattctgttccatggtcagatcttatggaaactaatgaagtgcccagtttcttttctattttcttaatgaagatttcaaagacatcaaatgcatcttctttagaggctagaaacaaagtccaggtgaacctggaataatcatcaacaattacaaaaatatacctttttccacctcaGCTTTGTTGTCTCATTGGTCCACACAAGTCCATATGAACCAGGTCAAGACATTTGGTAGTGCTAACATGGATCTTTGACTTGAAAGAGGATTTTACCTGCTTTCCCCTTACACatgcactacataacttttcttcctaaacttggtcttgggtagtcccaataccatgtctttggagGAAAGTATGTTCAGTTATTTCAGACTTACATGTCCAAGTCTTCTGTGTCAAAGGAGGGGATCAGTTTCTATTGCACTTAGACAAGTCAACTCAGGTCCTGGTATTGCCATTATGTCTGCTTTGTATACATTCCTGTATCTCCTTGCAGTAAGCACAATTTCTTTGGTGTCCATCCTTTCGACATTAACACCTGCAACagtgaaaattactttattacctttgtcacacaaTTGTGAAATGCTTAGCAGGTTATGCTTCAGTCCTTCCACAAGATAAACATCCTCCACAGCTTTTGACTCAGATGAGctaatttttccaactccagttATGATTCCCCTTTTTCCATTTCCAAAAAAGACTCCCCCACtatctattttggagagtgaaaggaacttttgCTTGTCACCAGTCAtatgtcttgagcaagcactatcTAGGTACCAGTGCCTTTTGTTTCCCTTCACCTTCTCCTGCacaagaaatcaatggttagaaTTAGGAACCCAGATAAGCTTGGGTCCTGTTTTGTTaataaaaggatgaattaaattcCTTCTAGTCCAAGCAGGAAGCAAGTAGACTGACTTGTTTCTCAGACTAATTTTTGTGCTTGTTTTCTTGGTCTAAGAAAGTTTGGTTGCCAGGTTCAGACTTCGATATCTGCTTTTAGCAGCCATAGGACATTCAGTAGTAGGATGTCCAAGATTGCCACAAATATAGCATAAGTCTTGAAGATTATCAGCTTCTTTATAAAAACCTAAGCTTGCTTTTTCATTGTGATTTCTTTTACCAAGCTGTTGAACaattcttgaagttgttgccacAATTCTTGTTTGTACTTAGTTAACTCAAGTTTagcattttcttgttctttacttatGGCCTTTTTCCCATGGTCAGTGAGCGTCAGTTTAAGGatttcagacttaagatcattatttgaggACTCAAGCAGTGTAATTTGTTCCTTAAGACTGCAATGTTCTTTGTCAATATTTTGCTTGCAAACTTTCAAGTCAATGAAATCAAATTTAAGACTTGCAAGATtgttgaacaattcatccctatcagaagttaattcttggaaattttcaattaaatcactcatcaaggaaacaagtttagttttttttaaaaaaaaatgcagtttttcttttagttcaagtaaacttacctcagaagcatcatcttcttcctcaatGTCTGAGtctccaaaagccataaatgtTGTCTCATcaattccatcatcatcattatc of Capsicum annuum cultivar UCD-10X-F1 unplaced genomic scaffold, UCD10Xv1.1 ctg5184, whole genome shotgun sequence contains these proteins:
- the LOC107877021 gene encoding eukaryotic translation initiation factor-like isoform X1, translated to MISETFTLFVNQDALYLGPSKNAAAPLSDYRRIRHIPGGILEETGKQSHGGPTPTLNKAKQPRSAARRSKNSVLTTVKGILNKPTPEKFDLLKDQLIGSGITSARVLKGVVSSIFDKAITEPTFCPMYAQLCSDLNENQPPFLSDGKEITFKCVVWNNCQEAFERADKFREEVRQMTAPEHESERKDKERLIKLLTFRSTKLIGELVKQKLVPGKIALDVLQVGLIFPNVFLFHAVISCFAHYIFNTIGKLLDENKKSRRISDIYSDWLKKLSTNPQLAPWLWLMVRNVLDLSANNWAPRPI
- the LOC107877021 gene encoding eukaryotic translation initiation factor-like isoform X2; this translates as MISETFTLFVNQDALYLGPSKNAAAPLSDYRRIRHIPGGILEETGKQSHGGPTPTLNKAKQPRSAARRSKNSVLTTVKGILNKPTPEKFDLLKDQLIGSGITSARVLKGVVSSIFDKAITEPTFCPMYAQLCSDLNENQPPFLSDGKEITFKCVVWNNCQEAFERADKFREEVRQMTAPEHESERKDKERLIKLLTFRSTKLIGELVKQKLVPGKIALDVLQLLDENKKSRRISDIYSDWLKKLSTNPQLAPWLWLMVRNVLDLSANNWAPRPI